In Castanea sativa cultivar Marrone di Chiusa Pesio chromosome 6, ASM4071231v1, a single window of DNA contains:
- the LOC142639875 gene encoding uncharacterized protein LOC142639875, protein MGNKRGVFSVKSAYYIALPIVENSEVGECSGGDSRICLWKQVWQLQLPAKVRIFAWRACLDGLPTRLNLAKKGLIVEAECPLYEKATESTSHAFIYCDKLCEVWWNWQGCPINLLAENLCLLDLALKILDAGSSADLETLFATAWAIWWAEPPPEIYKINVDGATAGIRSRSTVGVAIRDSRGVVVAAACIVLNGDYGATVTEAFAVDEGIRLAMEMELHQIIAESDSIGVVDDFNECNCNGEFGMVIQGSLELLRFFRSWKVRYLKRDYNRAAHELAHIAKTNGSSQQWKGMEPPMIRHVLLLELNVNSIFFALSFPFSVLYCMPIST, encoded by the exons ATGGGAAACAAACGAGGCGTTTTCTCTGTCAAGAGTGCATATTATATTGCTCTTCCTATTGTGGAGAATTCTGAGGTGGGTGAATGTTCAGGCGGAGATAGTAGGATTTGCTTATGGAAGCAAGTGTGGCAACTCCAGCTTCCTGCCAAGGTCAGAATATTTGCTTGGAGGGCTTGCTTAGATGGGCTACCTACTAGACTTAATCTAGCAAAGAAAGGTCTGATTGTTGAAGCTGAATGTCCACTCTATGAGAAAGCTACTGAAAGCACTAGTCatgcatttatttattgtgaTAAGCTTTGTGAAGTTTGGTGGAATTGGCAAGGTTGTCCAATAAATCTATTGGCTGAGAACTTGTGCCTTCTGGACTTAGCCTTGAAAATATTGGATGCTGGTTCTTCGGCTGACCTTGAAACACTCTTCGCCACTGCGTGGGCCATTTG GTGGGCGGAGCCTCCTCCGGAAATCTACAAGATAAATGTTGATGGTGCTACGGCAGGGATTAGGAGTAGGTCTACGGTGGGTGTGGCTATTCGAGATAGTAGGGGGGTGGTTGTAGCTGCAGCATGTATAGTGTTGAATGGGGATTATGGAGCAACTGTCACGGAAGCCTTTGCAGTGGATGAAGGAATTCGGTTGGCCATGGAGATGGAGCTTCATCAAATCATTGCGGAGTCCGACTCAATTGGGGTGGTTGACGATTTTAATGAATGCAACTGCAATGGTGAGTTTGGGATGGTCATCCAAGGATCTTTGGAGCTGCTTCGGTTTTTTAGGAGCTGGAAAGTGAGATACCTGAAAAGGGACTACAACAGAGCTGCGCATGAGCTTGCACATATAGCTAAGACAAATGGATCTTCTCAGCAGTGGAAAGGAATGGAGCCGCCAATGATACGGCATGTGTTGCTGTTAGAGCTAAAtgttaattctattttttttgctCTTTCTTTCCCCTTCTCTGTGCTCTACTGTATGCCAATTTCAACTTAA
- the LOC142640406 gene encoding protein STABILIZED1 has protein sequence MVFITIPNHKTLSLTLDPNTTTLHSLKLSLHHHTHIPIHHLHRLYLSQSHPLPSQNDAVLLSRLRVTPYSTLSLHLPLLGGSQAQTPTPALTPTPIPPPSKPKLDFLNSKPPPNYVAGLGRGATGFTTRSDIGPARAAPDLPDRTATTIGGPSGAGRGRGKPDEDEDGDEADEKGYDENQKFDEFEGNDVGLFANGEYDEDDKEADAVWEAIDKRMDSRRKDRREARLKQEIEKYRASNPKITEQFADLKRKLYTLSTQEWDSIPEIGDYSLRNKKKRFESFVPVPDTLLEKARQEQEHVTALDPKSRAVGGTETPWSQTPVTDLTAVGEGRGTVLSLKLDRLSDSVSGQTVVDPKGYLTDLKSMKITSDAEISDIKKARLLLKSVTQTNPKHPPGWIAAARLEEVAGKIQAARQLIQKGCEECPKSEDVWLEACRLASPDEAKAVIAKGVKSIPNSVKLWLQAAKLEHDEMNKSRVLRKGLEHIPDSVRLWKAVVELANEEDARLLLHRAVECCPLHVELWLALARLETYDHAKKVLNRARERLPKEPAIWITAAKLEEANGNTGMVVKIIERGIRALQREGLAIDREAWMREAEAAERAGSVVTCQAIVKNTIGIGVEEEDRKRTWVADAEECKKRGSIETARAIYAHALSVFLTKKSIWLKAAQLEKSHGTRESLDALLRKAVTYRPQAEVLWLMGAKEKWLAGDVPAARAILQEAYAAIPNSEEIWLAAFKLEFENHEPERARMLLAKARERGGTERVWMKSAIVERELGNTDEERMLLDEGLKLFPAFFKLWLMLGQLEERLGHLEKAKETYDLGLKRCPHCIHLWLSLANLEEKMNGLSKARAVLTMSRKKNPQNPELWLAAVRAEMRHGNKKESDILMAKALQECPNSGILWAASIEMVPRPQRKSKSMDALKKCDHDPHVIAAVAKLFWHDRKVDKARTWLNRAVTLAPDIGDFWALYYKFELQHGSEEIQKDVLKRCIAAEPKHGEKWQAISKAVENSHQPTEAILKKLVVALGKEESAAENSRH, from the coding sequence ATGGTGTTCATCACAATCCCAAACCACAAAACCCTATCCCTAACCCTAGACCCAAACACCACCACACTCCACTCCCTCAAACTCTCTCTCCACCACCACACTCACATCCCAATCCACCACCTCCACCGTCTCTACCTCTCCCAATCCCACCCACTCCCTTCTCAAAACGACGCCGTCCTCCTCTCCCGCCTCCGCGTCACCCCTtactccactctctctctccacctCCCTCTCCTCGGTGGGTCCCAGGCCCAAACCCCAACCCCGGCCCTAACCCCAACTCCAATCCCTCCTCCCTCGAAGCCCAAACTCGACTTCCTCAACTCCAAGCCGCCGCCCAACTACGTCGCCGGGCTCGGCCGTGGTGCCACTGGATTCACTACCCGTTCCGATATCGGTCCTGCCCGTGCTGCCCCCGACCTCCCTGACCGCACCGCCACTACCATCGGCGGGCCCTCTGGGGCGGGCCGGGGCCGCGGAAAGCccgatgaagatgaagatggcGACGAGGCGGATGAGAAAGGATATGATGAGAATCAGAAGTTTGACGAGTTTGAAGGAAATGATGTTGGTCTGTTTGCTAATGGTGAGTATGATGAAGATGATAAGGAGGCTGATGCTGTTTGGGAAGCGATTGATAAGCGAATGGATTCGCGGCGGAAGGATAGGAGAGAAGCTAGGTTGAAGCAGGAAATCGAGAAGTACCGGGCGTCGAATCCGAAAATTACGGAGCAATTTGCCGATTTGAAGAGGAAATTGTATACCTTGTCGACTCAGGAGTGGGATAGCATTCCCGAAATTGGAGATTATTCGCTTCGGAACAAGAAAAAGCGGTTTGAGAGCTTCGTGCCTGTGCCGGATACGCTATTGGAAAAAGCTaggcaagagcaagagcatgttACGGCATTGGACCCGAAGAGTAGAGCTGTTGGTGGTACTGAGACACCGTGGTCGCAAACTCCGGTCACGGATTTGACTGCTGTGGGTGAAGGAAGAGGTACTGTGTTGTCATTGAAGTTGGATAGGTTATCGGATTCGGTCTCGGGACAAACTGTGGTGGATCCAAAAGGTTATCTCACTGATTTAAAGAGTATGAAGATCACGAGTGATGCGGAGATTTCTGATATTAAGAAGGCGAGACTGTTGTTGAAGAGTGTGACTCAAACGAATCCGAAGCATCCACCGGGTTGGATTGCTGCTGCAAGGCTGGAAGAGGTGGCTGGAAAGATTCAGGCAGCTAGACAGTTGATTCAAAAGGGTTGTGAAGAATGTCCGAAGAGTGAGGATGTGTGGTTGGAGGCTTGTAGATTAGCAAGCCCGGATGAGGCCAAGGCAGTTATTGCAAAAGGTGTGAAATCCATTCCGAATTCAGTTAAGCTGTGGTTACAGGCAGCGAAATTGGAGCATGATGAAATGAACAAGAGCAGAGTGTTAAGGAAAGGGTTAGAGCATATTCCAGATTCGGTTCGGCTTTGGAAGGCGGTTGTAGAGTTGGCCAATGAGGAGGATGCCAGACTATTACTGCACAGGGCTGTGGAGTGTTGTCCGTTGCACGTTGAATTGTGGTTAGCATTGGCAAGACTAGAGACATATGATCATGCCAAGAAAGTGTTGAATAGGGCGAGGGAGAGGCTGCCAAAGGAGCCGGCTATTTGGATAACTGCTGCGAAGTTGGAGGAGGCAAATGGGAATACAGGAATGGTGGTTAAGATTATTGAGAGGGGTATAAGGGCCTTGCAGAGAGAGGGTTTGGCAATTGATAGGGAGGCATGGATGAGAGAGGCAGAAGCCGCAGAACGGGCAGGTTCTGTGGTGACTTGTCAAGCCATTGTTAAGAATACAATTGGGATTGGTGTGGAGGAAGAGGATAGGAAGAGGACATGGGTGGCAGATGCAGAGGAGTGTAAGAAGAGGGGTTCAATTGAGACAGCCAGAGCGATTTATGCTCATGCATTGAGTGTGTTCTTGACAAAGAAGAGCATTTGGCTCAAGGCAGCACAGCTGGAGAAGAGTCATGGGACGAGGGAGTCTCTTGATGCTTTGCTTCGTAAGGCAGTTACTTACAGGCCACAGGCTGAGGTTTTGTGGCTTATGGGTGCTAAAGAGAAGTGGCTTGCAGGGGATGTGCCTGCTGCGCGAGCAATCCTTCAAGAAGCATATGCTGCCATTCCCAACTCTGAGGAGATTTGGCTTGCAGCGTTTAAGCTTGAATTTGAGAATCATGAGCCTGAGAGAGCTAGAATGCTTCTTGCTAAGGCTAGAGAGAGAGGTGGCACTGAAAGAGTATGGATGAAATCTGCTATTGTCGAGAGAGAATTGGGGAATACTGATGAGGAGAGGATGTTGTTGGATGAAGGGTTGAAACTCTTCCCTGCATTCTTTAAACTGTGGTTGATGCTTGGACAACTAGAGGAGAGGCTTGGTCACTTGGAGAAAGCCAAGGAAACTTACGATTTGGGTTTGAAGCGTTGCCCTCATTGTATACACCTTTGGCTTTCTCTTGCTAATCTGGAAGAGAAGATGAATGGATTGAGTAAAGCTCGAGCTGTCCTCACCATGTCAAGGAAGAAAAATCCTCAGAACCCTGAGCTCTGGCTTGCTGCTGTCCGAGCTGAAATGAGGCATGGTAATAAGAAGGAATCTGATATTTTGATGGCAAAGGCATTGCAGGAGTGTCCCAACAGTGGTATATTATGGGCAGCATCAATTGAGATGGTCCCCCGTCCGCAACGAAAATCCAAGAGTATGGATGCTCTCAAGAAATGTGATCATGATCCCCATGTGATTGCTGCTGTGGCTAAGTTATTCTGGCATGATAGGAAGGTAGATAAAGCTCGTACTTGGCTTAACAGGGCAGTCACCCTTGCCCCGGATATTGGAGATTTCTGGGCATTATATTATAAATTCGAACTTCAGCATGGGAGTGAAGAGATCCAGAAAGATGTGTTAAAGAGATGCATTGCTGCAGAACCTAAGCATGGTGAGAAATGGCAAGCAATATCCAAGGCTGTAGAGAATTCACACCAGCCAACTGAAGCCATCCTGAAAAAATTAGTGGTTGCACTTGGGAAGGAAGAGAGTGCAGCTGAGAATAGCAGACACTAG